aaaaaatcaacatttatttcaaaaattaatattcatttaaaagagtttaaaagtGATTCCCGCTAATTAGACTTAAAGGATAGCTTAAACGGTATTTCGAATGTTcattagtaattttttcaaatcttgaCACGATTTCAGTGAGGCGCGCAGAATCATAGCGTAACTAAATACACAAGGCAATCTATAAATTAGATTATAAATGACTAAGCATtattataccatttttaaatcttaataaaaaaaaatacaagcaaAAAAGTACAAActgataaacaaaaacttaagaatatataaaattaattttcaaatataatacaaTCTTCGATTtacaagttaaatttaaaatacacgAACATACCTTCTAAACGAGCACACGTGACTATTTGTGTAGCAactaattttagattaaaaaaagaaaagtagtcCTAAACCAAACTGATAGAATGCAATAATGTAcgcaaaaaaagcaaaatcacACAAAGCGCATAGAATtgaatatgattttatattatttgtagctttaccttaaaaaaaatctaattaaaagcACAAATGTTTAATCAATTCTAAGCAGGAAATGTCGATTACATTctgtttgtataaaaaaatttgtctaatCAAAACGTATCAGCTGTTACAGAAAAAGATTTGTGGATTTACAGAAATGGATTTGTGGATTTCGATCCAGGTtgagtcttaaaaaaaatattaaaaactaatgtaatctttttttgatacaattaagagtaagaaaaataacaattctcaaattatagtaataaaaaataatagcgaTATTAATATAggaagtatgaaaaaaaaaaccttctcaaatagcaaaaaaaaaaatttgaatacctaaaataatattaatacctGCGTCCAAAACTGCTGCTGTGGGGAAACATTGCTGAACGATGAAAAATTTGATTGGTTGCTTGGAGGCTGATTTTGATAATTAATTATCTGAGATGGATTTAGAGTTTGTTGTTTCTGTAATAGTTGATTGTCGGGTATATGGCTTGGTAGAATATTCATATTGCTTTGTAATACTTTCGGTGCGTTAACTCCTTGATGAAACGCTTGGTTATTAGAAACTCCTGGAAATAAAGTTTGTTGATGAGATTggtgtaatgtatttttatattggttagcgatattttgattattattccAAGTATTTAACTGATTAGATTGTCCGAATGCATCATTAATTTGCATATTGCCACTTGCAgcaaaattgtttgataaaaagTCATTAGATTGAGGTGACGCAAATACATTTCGTTGTGAAATAACATTCAAGTCAGTTTGTTGAGATTTGTAGCTATTTTGATAAACTGCTGGTTGATTTCCAAAAGATGCAGGTTGGCTTCCGAAAGCTGGAGTTTGGCTTCCGAAAGCTGCAGGTTGGCTTCCGAAAGCTGCAGTTTGGCTTCCGAAAGATGTAGGTTGGCTTCCAAAAGCAACAGATTGATTCCCATACCCTGTAGGTTGGTTTCCATACCCAACAGGTTGATTTGCATACCCTCCAGACTGGTTTCCGAAATTAGGAAGTTGATTACTAAAATTAGTAGGCTGATTTCCAAAACCTGAAGGTTGATTTAGGAAACCACTTGAATTTTGTTgattcaaaaattgattttgttgaaGTGTTTGGATGTTTGGTTGAAATCCATGGTGTGCACTTTCTTGAGCTTGTTTTGCAGAAAATTGTGAAGAATTTTGGTTCGATATCTGAGCTTGTGTTGAAAAtgaattgctataaaaaggatTTGGTTTTGCTTGCTGCTGCTGTTGTTCGTTATTTATTCTGGAAGCATTTCCTGATGACAAAAATGGATTAGGTTGAGAACCCAAGCCTTTATTATCGGAAGATATACTACTGAATACTGACCCATTAAACCCACCATGTGAATCACTTGCTTTAAAGAGATCTGTGTTTGAAAATGCTGCATATTTATCCGAGACCGGAActaacaaaaatgaaataatttacatttatgaagtattgcaaaaaataaatttttatttaagtattgaaaacatttgttctaatattttgtcgcaaaaaacaaacaaacaaaaaacaaataaacaaggaaaataaaaaaaacaatttccaaAAAGAAACTAATTTAATAGTACTTACCTGAATTTGATGTTCCGCTTAAGTTTATCGGTTGGGAGGAGGAAAAAAAGTCTGACGCATGCTGTGATTGACCAGatgaatttgcaaaaaaatcgAAAGGAGGCGCTGAATATCCAGTTCCTGAATTTAATGTAGCAAACTGATCTTGAGTTGAAGGTTGATTGAATATTCCAAAAGTCTGATCtgtaaagaaatgatttaaagaaaaatctgtaggattttaaaataagccaagtgtttaaaaaaattaccaatttaaatgtttaaaatttaatacctGTTTATACTaagaataaaatatacttaaatttcatatttttatgtgaaaaaactaagaataaaaaatattttattttaaataaattacatatttttatgcgaaaaaaaacaacaaaaagttgtaaaaaaacacTGAGGTAATTTAACTCACacttaaaacatgttaaatttaaaacagtttaaactgGATTATAGTATCCCATGTTAAACAAGTTCCAAAATTTTAATTGCTTATATCacaagaaaaatttcaattgcactctttttgatgttatttctgatcatattgaccctctctctttatccatcagctaATATAGTTGTTGtcagtgactttaatgctcaccactctgaatggcttggctctagtgtcagtgattctgcaggcattaaagctcacaacttttgcttttctcaatccctaactcaaatagtcaactttccaactcgctttcaaGACAACCAGaatcttgtttctgatcctagtcagagctcagtttctccacattcacccttagatgcttctgatcacagtttgatcagTACCTCTTTGAACATTatcgtacctcttacaactacagtaaagctgactgggattctttccgtgattttcttcgtgatggcccttgggtagaaatcttttgtcttcctgttgacaaatgtgcttcttacataacttcatgaattcaggctggcatgaaaTTTTTTGTTCCCTCTCgatgattccaggtcaagcctcactctcctccatggttttcctcacactGTGCtgctgcaaatttttttttttttttttttttttttttttttttttagattattcacctccccaaggcccgaagggggccactacagtcgaggaggctactcatttttttgtgttttttttattttttttagttattattcgTGGtgcaaccctctctcaactctttaactccgaaacacaaaccttgccgagcaaggccgctgcgcggagaaactaaGTTGCCAATCAATTTCAAACTAAATTGCCAATcaaaaccgttacttccatatttattagcaaaacaattttccagaaaacagatgtctgtttattactgcttgaaaccattgtaaaaaggttttgtctattgccaaagcccgctattctcaggtcatgaaatttCATATCTCATCTCAAAAatttgtgacttctggagaatctttaatagtattaataataagggcaaatctttaattccacctctcttgtatggttcagactttgtcacctcacctaacaacaaagctgaattgtttgctaaaaacttttcatcaatatcatctcttgattccactagttgcgttctacctgatattaccaacaaacaggttgatccattgcttgacattcgtatcactccagcttctgtatctaaaacGATTTCCTGgctagactcttctacagcttgtggcccagacaacatacctgttattgtcttgcagaagtgttctccggagctgtcgtctatactctcaaaactattcaacaagtgcttatgttccagtcttgttttccagcctgctggaaagcggcatctgttatccttatcttcaaaaattctggagagcgatctgattcatctaactactgtcccattagttTTCTTTCTACCATAAGCAAGGTTTtagaatctttaattaacaaacacttaatttctcatcttgaatctaataacttacatTCTgaccatcaatatggatttcgatcttgatgttctacagctgatttgctaacagtaataactgataggttttatcgtgcattagataaaggtggagagatTAAGGCttttgctcttgacatttctgaagcttttgataaagtttagcatgctggtcttctccataagctttcttcttttggtgtatctggtaacatttttaagattattgaatccttcctctccaatcgtagtataaaagttgtcctcgatgaacagcactcttcttcttattctgtaacttcaggggttcctcaaggttctatccttggccctatactctttttaatttacattaacaatcttccagatattctcacatctaaggtagcattgtttgctgatgatactaccattttttcttgtcatgataagtaaccaacactctctgattgcttggagggagcatttgagcttgaaaaggatctcacttctgctacagcatggggctcacagaggctggtgaactttaattcagataaaactcaatttttttcagccaattgttatcgtaataatttagatcttcctatatttatgaacggtgatgtactcaatgagtcatccaCTCTTCAACTTCTAGGGTTAACttttacttccaatctttcttggaaagcATATATCAAATcagttgcaaaattagcatctgctaaggttgcatctctttatcgagcttaacactttcttacttcggattctattctctatctctataaatctcaaatccagccttgtatggaatactgttgccatatctggtgcggatcttctaatgatgctctttctcttttagacaaggtgcaaaaacgcattgtaaacatagttggacctgctctggcagccaacctccaaccattatcacatcgtcgtaatgttgcttctcttactcttttctacaaatacaataatgggcactgctctaaagagctagcatctcttgcgccatctattaaaattcattctcgtgttactcgtcattcaattaagtctcatcctttttctgtgactgttcctaattGCTCCAAAAAcgcttattcgtctagttttttccttgaacatcagctctttggaattcgcttccttcatcttgctttcctgattcatataatttgcaatcctTTAAGTCATccgtcaatcgttatcttgctctacaacttccatcttttctcttccagtaacttccaactttaattagtggttgtttgcagctttgttggatgtgaagatgtttaaaaaaataaaaattggttataTCACCAAcgtaaaataaagtttacagggcaattgaaattttttgaatagaCTTTGATCACAACTAATAAGTTACCTGCTTTTGAAAGTCACTAACAAAACCAATCAAAGAAGATAGGACAGAATGAAGCAATCTTctataactgatttttttttaaacaataaacaaaactgatttttatatatgtaaaccACAACTATATGGTAACTGTTAAAAAGATGTAAATGTTTCTCCTTACTTAAAGCCTGTACAATACTCTACACCATGAAAAACATTTCTtgcttattttcaaaatttggaCAACAAAACCTGAACTcttataattcaaaaacttatgTAATGTGAACATAATATAAACCctaggcttggtcgggaagcggaaGCGATCACTCTCGAATACTGACtacagaaataataaaaaatagtattgaccagattttttagtcgttttaagaacattttaaaaaagaaaaaagtgcaaaaatgattatttgaccgatgagagacaattacacacacacaaaaaaaaaactaagaaaagaCTTAacttttaacgcgaaaaaacttaacaaaaaataaattacatttagaattAGGGATGGCtcttttacttattaaaaaaaaattatataaactaaaatttaaattacataagcttacatattatataatttgtaaagtaaatttatataaagtaagtaaatgaatttacttatattttacaataactttgaCAGGATCTTGTACAAAAGTAatgcaaaaaagtaaaactttaaggCACTAACATTTAGTTTGCCACAACATTTGATTTGCGCGGTTTTAGGCATTTCTTCCctataaagtttgaaaatatcaataataggTTTCCACCCGTGACTAAAACTCTCTCTAGTTACGGTCCATGATAGTTTTAGCTATAATAAACATTCTCTGAATTAAACCATCTCAAAAATGTTCACTCTCTGGCCAATCATTAGAAAGGTCTGGAATTTAGACAAAGCTGAAACAAGGTAGTTAGCAGAAGGCGCATACAGCCATGGGAGACTCAGAAAGGgcagtttttttgaaaagaaaataattggcataatagcttatttttaacaagttatttgcgtaaatgtatttattatttaaaaactaagcAGAGAAAGTTTAAATCTGTCCTGAATTATGGGGGTTATAACACCATGCCAGATTTTTTGCCATATTGATACGAAAAATGTCCACCTGCTCAAGAATATACTTTGACTCTAAAAGACTTGTTTTAAACAACTACAGTAATTTTATATGGGCATGTAAATTTAGAACTTTTCACGTAAATACCTTTATCTGCATATAATATCAGTGGCCTAGATACCGTAGGCCATTATAAGCAAAATTTACGATGATTTatacaaagattaaaaaacaattttagtctACGCATCCAGTGATTCGGgcctggaaaaaaaaataccctAAAACATTTACCATCCCTACCCTAAATGTGAGGGCAACAAattagtaacttttattttattttcttacactaaatttaaatcaacaggttttaaaactcaaaattcAAAGGTTGcgattatataaagtttacaccCAAACCGAATAAggtggtttttttaatattttcctaAACATTCTAATGTGATATAAACAagaacatacttaagtttggcacttaagtatgttttatttacaaaaagtttatttattaaccaaaatcatttgtttttcataattataatattacatCCTAAAATTTACACCAGTAGACATCATTATATTATTGGTTaccataaaatctttaaatgagtttaatatggtttttaacAACACATTAAAAGACCTCATTTGTACGTAActattaataatactattaattaAAGATGCTGTTTATTAAGTAATTCTAATCTGTTTGGTGATAATAGGAATCACCGCATTTTCAAATTATGAAACCTTTTTACATTGCTTTTCATGTGATATAATACCATGCAATActtgtatttaaatcaatttaaaattaaaaattgtattctgtttaatttatattttcatggataatatttttttaaaccattttatttatatgttgaaaaaataaaattattcaaaatttctgttatttatgcaatatttcttctgttttagtaaattattttagaaaatggtttctctttttctaaaataacataCTAAAACAGGAGAATTTGGTATTTCAGCTAcacatacattaattttttagatatattccctaaaaatacaaaactttaattatcaactaaaataaacttattaaactcaAACTTAAGAAAAACCAcgatcattaatttttaatgacatgtttttaataactttattatgtaCAGATACTTAGGGGCTTGGCAATAAGACTAATTTTGTCTTTTTCTTGCCCCTGCCATTCgtatattttacaaaagaaaagtaataatttgtaatggcaaatttagaaaattaaaaaaatataaaaattaaaaatcaaccaCTGCATTAAAGAATGTCTTTtagtaacaacaacaacaacaaaaatcaatgacgaaattaaatgaaaaaaaaaaaggaatttgataattatcaaattaataataataaaaataagaataatttgaacgatattataatattgtttgaaaaatacaaatgatCTTGTAGACTAAAGTcacttataaaaacttaattttcttcGTAAATTgttcaacaaattttaagtCCGCGTCATTTGATTACTTATTCAcgaaaaaagagttaaattaacTTTCGCTCTGAACTTTTGAATGAGGAACAGAATTTGATTATCAAACAaacttataacttaattaaagataatattttaaatcccCTAAATGATTGGGCATGTTGCTCAAAATTTATAAGGTCATtgtttttgaacactaagaTAATATTGCATGAATTAGAGATTTGTTAATgaacttaaatttagtttacaatgttataaaaaatgtacctatatataaatgttataaactcATCGCTCTCACACTAATGGCATGAAATGCTATTAGTGTGAGAGCGATGAGAATAGGGATGAAATGGGAAGTTACCATTTTAGGGGCTTATTGTTAACAGACTCTGATTATTACAATACTTTTGAAAAGCTTTACATAaacatgaatatataaatatttggagtttgcTTCATGTCGTTACATAAAGTTAAAttctcaaacaaaaacaaaaagcttgCTACGGGCCTGATTTTAAATATGTGATTGGAATCtggttgtttaaattttgtgatttacacttttgttaacttttttactttaaatttttgaaaatttaaagtaaaaaaagtaacaaaaatttactgaaataaaaaaaacttgaagttatttcatctttattataaaataacatcaaGACACTTTTCTTCACAATCcactatataattttaaatttgaaagtgtGCTTTTTTGAACCATCCTTCTAAATTCGCTAAAATAAGTGGTTGTTGTGGTGATGAAAAgtcatcaactttttttaagttaattacttttacttttttaactttaaatttttttttttaaatttatcttgatgttatttacaccagttatttaaaagtttttttaaagactgtCTGGTTTAATGTTCTTTGGAAATGGCTCtgcattttgcaattttattcagtgtggttgttgttaaaaaccaatctaacaaaaatgaaagttatTTCTGGAAATAACTAACTAGAATAATTGTTAGATAACAGAATAATAAAAGAACAGTTGTTGTCTGGACTAATTGAAATTAGTTCATTCCAGACAACAGTTTTATGAATagcttaataaataaattttaaaaaaattattttcatttctgTTAGAGTGGTTGTTACGACCAGAGCCGCCCCGAACGGGAGATGAAGGGGGTATTCCCCCAACCCCAAGCtattatatatgcatttgaGTTAGCACATTTGTACATTTAGCATTTCAGTTGGCAAGTTTTGAAATATAGTTGGCAAATGTCAAATATCGAGGACCCTTTTTTATTTGTGTCTCTCTCTAGTtggtaaaaaatacatacaaccCCCTCCCCCAATGAGAGACCTCTTTGGGACGGCCCTGACAACAACCACGCTGAATAAGAGAAGCAAAAAGCAGCATCGCTACAAATATGCCCAGCTCCTTTaccttaaatttttatcaggGTTACTAACCTATTTCCTCccgacaaaaaaattaatactaaaacaaataaatcaaaaaaatgtcttttcaaAGCCTTTTTGCAAAAAACCTTTCTTAATACCGATAGGACAGCCacttagataaaaaataagcaGTTAAAGGAAGCAGTAAAGTGGTATTGAATCAGCAATAAACGTTGTTGAGCTGCAATCGATTCAGGAAAATTTCCACTAGTTAAAGGTCTAAGAACAATTAACAAACGACGCTATGGTGTCATTGATATCGGAGATATCAATGACACCATAGCGTAAGAGAGAAGAaacattattcaatttttacCAAAGATGAGTTGAtagtttgttatataaaaaacaataataggtAATATGCATGATTgagaaataaaactattttcttataaactattCAAGTTAAAAGtagtaaaatctttttatttttttgattattgtattaagaaaactaaactttattgtaattccaataatttaaaagaaataagaaaatgtATCTATAAATCGCGCCCTTAATATCACAGTACGCTTCTAAGTGCAATGTTTGACCACtacttacaaaaaaacaatacaaaacgGCCTGTTGTTGTCCTCTCTGATGGCCATTCTTAAAGAATTGACTGTGATGTATTGACATTTAAGAAGCaaaaatattcaacttttcACCACTCCACCTGACACAACTGCACATCAATCAAATCAATCAGAAATTGCATGCTGAGTTCAGAAGTGCTAAATCTGCACTTTATTCTTCGTTTATGACAATCTTCGTTTAATGCATATACTTGCAGAGTTATGGCATAAGTGAGCATCAAactaaacaattataaattcaaGTAAAAAAGTTGAGATTTCAAGTGGAGGACTCAGTGTTGAGTGGATGCAGAAAGATAAGTTCTTACGAGCCAAACTgtgcattaataaaaatactgaaaataatCAATCAACAACAGCACTAAGAATTTCATCCCCAAAAGATGTTTGTTATGGCTCAG
This genomic interval from Hydra vulgaris chromosome 01, alternate assembly HydraT2T_AEP contains the following:
- the LOC100210180 gene encoding arf-GAP domain and FG repeat-containing protein 1 isoform X4, encoding MASKKKQEDKHLQILRQLVAEQHNKKCFDCGQRGPTYVNMTIGAFVCTSCSGLLRGINPPHRVKSISMASFTASEIEFLQKHGNEVCRSIWLALWNSASPPEPESRDEQKLKDLISRKYERKMWYSSQPVVREPETQEPEVKPLKALLGESTPQVIMSSQKEQKSRTASVSSLNKPAQVSTLKNSDLLGDLGSDPFGASTVTSTNSNQTFGIFNQPSTQDQFATLNSGTGYSAPPFDFFANSSGQSQHASDFFSSSQPINLSGTSNSVPVSDKYAAFSNTDLFKASDSHGGFNGSVFSSISSDNKGLGSQPNPFLSSGNASRINNEQQQQQAKPNPFYSNSFSTQAQISNQNSSQFSAKQAQESAHHGFQPNIQTLQQNQFLNQQNSSGFLNQPSGFGNQPTNFSNQLPNFGNQSGGYANQPVGYGNQPTGYGNQSVAFGSQPTSFGSQTAAFGSQPAAFGSQTPAFGSQPASFGNQPAVYQNSYKSQQTDLNVISQRNVFASPQSNDFLSNNFAASGNMQINDAFGQSNQLNTWNNNQNIANQYKNTLHQSHQQTLFPGVSNNQAFHQGVNAPKVLQSNMNILPSHIPDNQLLQKQQTLNPSQIINYQNQPPSNQSNFSSFSNVSPQQQFWTQTQPGSKSTNPFL
- the LOC100210180 gene encoding arf-GAP domain and FG repeat-containing protein 1 isoform X3; the encoded protein is MASKKKQEDKHLQILRQLVAEQHNKKCFDCGQRGPTYVNMTIGAFVCTSCSGLLRGINPPHRVKSISMASFTASEIEFLQKHGNEVCRSIWLALWNSASPPEPESRDEQKLKDLISRKYERKMWYSSQPVVREPETQEPEVKPLKALLGESTPQVIMSSQKEQKSQRTASVSSLNKPAQVSTLKNSDLLGDLGSDPFGASTVTSTNSNQTFGIFNQPSTQDQFATLNSGTGYSAPPFDFFANSSGQSQHASDFFSSSQPINLSGTSNSVPVSDKYAAFSNTDLFKASDSHGGFNGSVFSSISSDNKGLGSQPNPFLSSGNASRINNEQQQQQAKPNPFYSNSFSTQAQISNQNSSQFSAKQAQESAHHGFQPNIQTLQQNQFLNQQNSSGFLNQPSGFGNQPTNFSNQLPNFGNQSGGYANQPVGYGNQPTGYGNQSVAFGSQPTSFGSQTAAFGSQPAAFGSQTPAFGSQPASFGNQPAVYQNSYKSQQTDLNVISQRNVFASPQSNDFLSNNFAASGNMQINDAFGQSNQLNTWNNNQNIANQYKNTLHQSHQQTLFPGVSNNQAFHQGVNAPKVLQSNMNILPSHIPDNQLLQKQQTLNPSQIINYQNQPPSNQSNFSSFSNVSPQQQFWTQTQPGSKSTNPFL